One Sediminibacillus dalangtanensis genomic region harbors:
- a CDS encoding dimethylarginine dimethylaminohydrolase family protein, with protein sequence MIKSEEKTVECTTEYHKLETLFICRPKYMEITEIINETQRYYINGNIDVDLAMEQHEDFARALEKHGAEVIRLEPEHQLNEQVFTRDIGFCIGERLFLSEMKTNIRGAEVDVLKQNLQEKNIAYHRPFLQSIEGGDVMVDGDKIWVGISKRTTKEAVETLQSQLGNDYQVIPLPIDKSILHLDCAFNVLSPDWALVYPDAFAPEDYQKLKENYQLIEVSAAEQFSMGTNVLSIGGGKVISMPQNKDVNEKMRQTGFQVIEVEFSEIIKSGGSFRCCSLPVYRSNS encoded by the coding sequence ATGATAAAATCAGAAGAAAAGACCGTTGAGTGTACGACAGAATATCACAAGCTTGAAACGTTATTCATTTGCAGGCCGAAATATATGGAAATCACCGAAATTATTAACGAAACACAACGGTATTATATCAATGGTAATATCGACGTCGATTTGGCGATGGAACAACATGAGGATTTTGCCCGGGCACTGGAAAAACACGGAGCGGAAGTTATCCGGCTGGAACCAGAACATCAGCTCAATGAACAAGTTTTTACCCGGGACATCGGTTTTTGCATTGGCGAACGATTGTTTTTATCGGAAATGAAGACAAATATCCGTGGCGCCGAAGTAGATGTGTTAAAACAAAACCTACAGGAGAAAAACATCGCTTATCATCGCCCTTTTTTACAATCGATTGAAGGCGGAGACGTGATGGTCGATGGAGATAAAATCTGGGTCGGTATCAGCAAAAGGACCACGAAAGAAGCGGTGGAGACACTGCAGTCGCAGCTGGGGAACGATTACCAGGTGATCCCGCTCCCTATTGATAAAAGTATTCTTCATCTTGATTGCGCATTTAATGTACTTAGTCCCGACTGGGCGCTGGTGTATCCCGATGCATTTGCCCCGGAAGATTATCAGAAACTGAAAGAAAACTATCAACTGATTGAAGTTTCCGCTGCAGAGCAGTTTTCCATGGGAACCAACGTACTTTCCATTGGTGGTGGAAAAGTGATCAGCATGCCGCAAAACAAGGATGTTAATGAAAAAATGAGACAAACCGGTTTCCAAGTGATCGAAGTGGAGTTTTCCGAAATAATAAAATCGGGAGGATCTTTCCGTTGTTGCAGTCTCCCGGTTTACCGGTCCAATAGTTGA